A window of the Canis lupus baileyi chromosome 1, mCanLup2.hap1, whole genome shotgun sequence genome harbors these coding sequences:
- the CALHM4 gene encoding calcium homeostasis modulator protein 4 isoform X3 codes for MLGWILITLATIAILVSCCLARCCSPLTSLQHCYWTNHLHNERELFEQAAEQHSRLIIMQRIKKLFGFIPGKEDVKHIRIPSCQDWRDISAPSLFCMGEDLQGRYSFLGDRVDEDNEESKPEGIELKP; via the coding sequence ATGCTGGGCTGGATTTTGATCACCTTGGCAACCATCGCTATCCTCGTGTCCTGCTGCTTGGCGAGGTGCTGCTCCCCCCTCACCTCTCTGCAGCACTGCTACTGGACCAACCACCTGCACAACGAGAGGGAGCTCTTTGAACAAGCTGCAGAGCAGCATTCACGGCTCATCATCATGCAGCGCATAAAGAAACTCTTTGGCTTTATTCCTGGAAAGGAAGATGTCAAACACATCCGTATTCCTTCATGTCAGGACTGGAGAGATATTTCAGCACCCAGTCTTTTCTGCATGGGTGAGGACTTGCAAGGTCGATATAGCTTCCTTGGAGACAGGGTGGATGAGGATAATGAGGAAAGCAAACCTGAAGGTATTGAATTAAAACCTTGA